A portion of the Sphaerochaeta pleomorpha str. Grapes genome contains these proteins:
- a CDS encoding MATE family efflux transporter, whose protein sequence is MTTKIADSRKEFLLKTFAIAIPVVIQNLLSNSLSFVDTLMIGQLGEASIAAVGLANQMFFLISLFFFGITSGSSIFLSQYWGAKNLDGIQKVLGLSISIAATGALLFSIASFAIPRSIMHVFTYDEAVVSIGSTYLRIVAFSYIASSISQIFGTALRVIGKAKTPLAVAVVSLAVNALGNYLLIFGIGPFPRMGVAGAALATSFSRILEIVLLLYFIYHKYPTVSIQSRNAFRWKKQFILRVVPTCTPVILNELFWALGMIAYKIAYSKMGVEAIAAVNVTESIASLFFVAMMGISNATVIMIGIKIGEKEEDLARLYAKRFILIALATGVLSGLLESQLALPFTRLFNIGSSVKTMALYCLYANALLLPIKSINMSVIVGILRAGGDTKFSMFAEMFGVWCVGVPLAFIGSMVLHLSIWNLYLLLGMEEVVKIIIGLSRVRAGKWIHDLTEKPSLT, encoded by the coding sequence ATGACAACCAAGATAGCTGACAGTAGAAAAGAGTTTCTCCTGAAAACATTTGCCATAGCAATTCCTGTTGTCATACAGAACCTGCTTTCAAATTCTCTTTCTTTTGTAGATACACTTATGATAGGACAGCTCGGGGAAGCGTCAATCGCAGCAGTGGGCTTGGCAAACCAGATGTTTTTCCTCATCAGCCTTTTTTTCTTCGGGATCACCAGTGGATCATCCATATTCCTATCCCAGTACTGGGGAGCCAAGAATCTGGATGGGATACAGAAAGTCCTCGGATTGTCTATCTCTATTGCAGCTACAGGGGCTTTATTGTTCTCGATTGCCTCATTTGCAATCCCGAGGTCGATTATGCATGTCTTTACGTATGACGAGGCAGTGGTTTCCATAGGTTCTACGTATTTACGGATTGTGGCCTTCAGTTACATAGCCTCATCTATAAGCCAGATTTTCGGTACAGCCCTTAGGGTAATAGGAAAAGCAAAGACCCCACTTGCCGTTGCAGTTGTTTCCCTTGCGGTCAATGCACTGGGTAACTACCTTTTGATCTTCGGCATAGGGCCGTTCCCCCGTATGGGTGTAGCAGGGGCTGCACTTGCAACATCTTTCAGCAGGATTCTGGAAATAGTGCTTCTCCTCTATTTCATCTATCATAAGTATCCAACCGTTTCTATCCAATCGAGAAATGCCTTCCGTTGGAAAAAGCAGTTCATCCTTCGAGTTGTCCCTACGTGTACCCCAGTTATCCTCAATGAGCTTTTCTGGGCACTTGGAATGATTGCCTACAAAATCGCCTACAGCAAAATGGGGGTCGAGGCTATCGCCGCAGTCAATGTAACGGAATCGATAGCAAGCCTTTTCTTTGTAGCTATGATGGGCATAAGCAATGCAACAGTGATTATGATCGGGATCAAGATAGGGGAAAAGGAAGAAGACCTTGCCAGATTGTATGCAAAACGGTTCATACTCATTGCACTTGCTACCGGGGTTCTCTCCGGGCTCCTGGAATCTCAGCTGGCCCTTCCTTTCACCCGGTTGTTCAACATCGGAAGCTCTGTCAAAACCATGGCACTTTACTGCCTTTATGCCAATGCTTTGCTATTACCTATCAAGAGCATAAACATGTCGGTAATCGTGGGCATCCTTAGAGCGGGGGGAGACACAAAGTTCTCCATGTTCGCTGAAATGTTTGGAGTCTGGTGTGTTGGGGTCCCCCTTGCCTTTATTGGCTCCATGGTACTGCATCTTTCCATATGGAATCTATACTTATTACTTGGAATGGAAGAAGTTGTAAAGATAATTATCGGCCTTTCGCGTGTACGTGCAGGAAAATGGATTCACGACCTGACGGAAAAACCTTCATTGACCTAG
- a CDS encoding M28 family peptidase produces the protein MSLPLFNRKQQKKPPLVKETEKEMKEKIETLKAGRLASLSISLADKLISLYGPRISGSENARETASALEKELKGFCDTTEYKEFTLYNQAYTLWLKVLVVVYPFALALLWLGLPVMSLSVLLLFLWYVARGFIYFKPVGEKYTPKGRGANVHGVLEPKKEVLHTVIFSGHHDSARLYKYNSLDKLMYAKKVLVPLLLFVFLCIACLTQLFTELFTGKLFSFNLPPIPCIILNSALTFCFPFVLPLWGFVTSEGSPGAGDNLVSSCMGVELARFFDWRKRCGNTLEHTRLVFASFDGEEVGLKGSKQWFSEHKDLCNQAIQLNFDCPYYADEITFLDRDINGTQPLSTRLASRCVQIAKSMGYDASRESIPFLAGGTDAAEGSRSGIEACTLTAMAWDDVSKPAVYHTKDDVCSAIELKAIEQALSIAIRLVELVDAGTLYEKNNDSGPEEEEIIPELHFERLSKR, from the coding sequence ATGAGCCTACCCTTATTCAACCGAAAACAACAAAAAAAACCTCCTTTGGTTAAAGAAACCGAAAAGGAAATGAAGGAAAAGATCGAGACTTTGAAGGCTGGACGTCTAGCCTCCCTCTCAATCTCATTGGCCGATAAACTTATTTCCTTATATGGACCAAGAATTTCAGGAAGTGAAAATGCAAGGGAAACCGCTTCGGCCTTGGAAAAAGAGCTCAAAGGTTTTTGTGATACCACCGAATACAAGGAATTTACCTTGTATAACCAGGCTTACACGCTTTGGTTGAAGGTCTTGGTTGTTGTCTACCCTTTCGCTTTGGCTCTGCTCTGGTTGGGCCTTCCTGTTATGTCCCTTTCTGTGCTTCTTCTTTTTCTGTGGTATGTGGCAAGAGGCTTCATATATTTCAAACCGGTTGGCGAAAAATATACTCCAAAAGGAAGGGGAGCCAACGTGCATGGGGTGCTCGAGCCGAAAAAAGAGGTGCTCCATACAGTTATTTTTTCAGGACACCACGACAGTGCCCGTTTATATAAGTACAACAGCTTGGATAAGCTGATGTATGCAAAAAAAGTGCTGGTTCCTTTGCTTCTGTTTGTTTTTCTCTGCATAGCCTGCCTTACCCAGCTCTTTACCGAGTTGTTTACCGGGAAATTGTTTTCTTTCAACCTGCCGCCAATACCCTGTATCATTCTCAACAGTGCCCTTACCTTCTGTTTTCCGTTTGTTTTACCCCTTTGGGGGTTTGTCACTAGTGAAGGTTCCCCTGGCGCAGGGGATAACCTTGTTTCAAGCTGTATGGGGGTAGAATTAGCCCGTTTTTTTGATTGGAGAAAACGATGTGGGAATACTCTTGAACATACACGCTTGGTCTTCGCCTCGTTTGATGGGGAGGAAGTCGGTTTGAAAGGTTCCAAGCAGTGGTTTTCCGAGCACAAAGACCTTTGCAACCAAGCAATACAGCTCAATTTTGACTGTCCTTACTATGCTGATGAGATTACTTTTCTTGACCGGGATATCAATGGGACCCAGCCTCTTTCCACTCGCCTTGCAAGCAGATGCGTTCAGATTGCCAAATCGATGGGCTATGATGCATCAAGAGAGAGCATACCGTTCCTTGCAGGAGGTACCGATGCAGCTGAAGGCTCTCGGTCTGGCATCGAGGCCTGTACTTTGACAGCTATGGCCTGGGATGATGTATCTAAGCCTGCGGTTTACCATACGAAAGATGATGTTTGCTCGGCGATTGAGCTAAAGGCCATTGAACAAGCCCTTTCCATCGCGATTCGCCTGGTTGAACTTGTTGATGCCGGTACTTTGTATGAAAAGAACAATGATTCAGGGCCCGAAGAGGAAGAGATAATCCCGGAACTGCATTTCGAACGATTGTCTAAACGCTAA
- the recR gene encoding recombination mediator RecR, with amino-acid sequence MTALENLVQNLARLPGIGPKSASRIAYHLIKTDAAYNKQLGLNIATIQEQVFPCSICGSFTEIDPCPICEDHSRDRSQLCIVEAPQDVITLQSSGAFNGLYHVLGGAISPLDGIGPENLSFAKMLKRISEGQFKEIIIATNPTEEGDTTALYIRHILKDRQDLTITRLASGLPIGGDLEYADRITLARSLRGRVQF; translated from the coding sequence ATGACAGCACTGGAAAACCTGGTACAGAACCTTGCAAGGCTTCCCGGGATCGGCCCCAAAAGCGCTTCTAGGATTGCCTATCACCTCATCAAGACCGATGCAGCCTACAACAAGCAGCTGGGATTGAATATTGCCACCATCCAGGAGCAGGTTTTCCCCTGTTCTATCTGTGGCAGTTTTACAGAGATTGACCCTTGCCCAATCTGCGAAGATCACTCCAGGGACCGGAGCCAGCTGTGCATCGTAGAGGCGCCACAGGATGTAATAACCCTGCAGTCCAGCGGGGCTTTCAATGGCCTATACCATGTTCTTGGCGGAGCAATCAGTCCCTTGGACGGCATCGGACCAGAAAACCTTTCGTTTGCAAAGATGCTTAAAAGGATTTCTGAAGGACAGTTCAAGGAAATAATCATCGCAACAAACCCCACAGAGGAAGGTGACACCACGGCATTGTATATCCGTCACATCCTCAAGGATAGACAAGACCTTACCATTACAAGATTGGCCAGCGGGCTGCCCATCGGCGGAGACCTTGAATATGCAGACAGAATTACGCTAGCCAGGTCTTTGCGCGGAAGGGTTCAATTCTAA
- a CDS encoding diacylglycerol/lipid kinase family protein produces MPKAKLLIILNPHAAKGKAKDHQQEIVDCFSQGGYDCSFELTEKMHDATKLAYDAALSGHDIVVAAGGDGTVNEVADGLLRAVSEKGVACPAMGIIPIGRGNDFAWALGIPLSIPKACQIILDGKTRLIDTGLSLGGLYPEGRYFVNGEGMGFEPLVNFIASEFKHVSGTLSYVFALIRILIHYPKPFHVRMTIDGKETVLDTQQVSICNGRRMGSAFIMGPDAILDDGFFDIVYANQPIKSSRLVPIALKFFKGTQVKLPSFSVVRGKKISLVCENQPMPVHVDGEEISKGCMSFSAELLPGSLSVFVL; encoded by the coding sequence ATGCCCAAAGCAAAACTCTTGATAATACTAAATCCCCATGCCGCTAAGGGAAAAGCCAAAGACCATCAGCAAGAGATAGTCGACTGCTTTTCACAAGGTGGGTATGACTGTTCTTTTGAGCTCACGGAAAAGATGCATGATGCAACAAAACTTGCCTATGACGCAGCCCTTTCAGGACATGATATCGTTGTGGCAGCGGGAGGGGACGGTACCGTTAACGAGGTAGCCGATGGATTGCTCAGGGCCGTATCTGAAAAAGGGGTTGCCTGTCCCGCTATGGGGATTATTCCTATCGGTAGGGGAAATGACTTTGCCTGGGCCTTGGGTATTCCTCTCTCGATTCCCAAAGCCTGCCAGATCATCCTGGATGGAAAAACCCGGCTAATCGATACTGGTCTTTCCCTCGGGGGCCTGTATCCCGAAGGAAGGTATTTTGTAAATGGCGAAGGAATGGGATTCGAGCCTCTGGTCAATTTCATTGCAAGTGAATTCAAGCATGTCTCAGGGACTCTCAGTTATGTATTTGCCCTGATACGAATCCTGATTCATTACCCCAAGCCCTTTCATGTGCGGATGACCATTGATGGGAAGGAAACCGTTTTGGACACCCAGCAGGTGAGCATCTGCAATGGCAGGCGAATGGGCTCTGCATTTATCATGGGTCCCGATGCAATTCTTGATGACGGTTTTTTCGATATCGTGTATGCCAACCAACCCATTAAAAGCAGCCGTCTGGTTCCTATAGCATTAAAATTTTTCAAGGGAACCCAGGTGAAACTTCCCTCTTTCAGTGTTGTCAGGGGAAAAAAGATCAGCTTGGTCTGTGAAAACCAACCCATGCCAGTCCATGTTGATGGGGAGGAGATTTCCAAAGGCTGCATGTCTTTTTCAGCAGAATTGCTTCCCGGTAGTCTTTCTGTGTTTGTTTTGTAG
- a CDS encoding YgiQ family radical SAM protein has protein sequence MNTLQSRNSFLPTSLEDMHIRGWEQLDIAFISADAYVDHPSFGTALLARLLEDKGYRVGIISQPRWNTTDDFLKMGKPRLCAMISGGNIDSMVSHYTANGKIRSKDEYSPGGKAGFRPDHATLTYSARARQAYGKETPIIIGGLESSLRRMSHYDFWSDTVRKPIILDAKADLLIFGMGELQTVEIANRLNEGQSIKEMTDIRGTVFATSQKGLSELENQYPIITLPTYEEVSDRDKTSNTPTEAGKKAYAQAFQTKFLHENPMHPERLVQRCMDRFVVQNPPPRPLTQKEFDEIYSFPYTLDAHPDYSKAGGIPALTEVQFSLTSNRGCFGACSFCAITSHQGRMIQVRSKESLVKEAEKMSRHPAFKGYIHDLGGPTANFQGLACDKQETFGPCPQKECLWPNPCSNLKDYHGRYLDILKAIEAVPGVKKVFIRSGIRYDYLMEVCQEPTRSKFMDHLVKNNISGQLKVAPEHVDPEVLDAMGKPTVELYDKFCEAYEATNKAAGKKQYLIPYFIAAHPGSTLDSAITLALYMQKKGFIPDQVQEFYPTPGTISTCMYYTGIDPRPGKNLCAIYIPKGRERHLQRALLQFNKPENRTLVMEALQKAGRTDVSRLLLQNRYKR, from the coding sequence GTGAATACGCTTCAATCAAGAAATTCTTTTCTCCCCACTTCCCTGGAAGACATGCATATCCGTGGTTGGGAACAGCTGGACATCGCCTTTATTTCGGCCGATGCCTACGTTGACCATCCGTCGTTCGGAACTGCTCTTTTGGCACGTCTATTAGAAGACAAAGGTTATCGAGTAGGGATTATATCACAACCTAGATGGAACACAACCGATGACTTTCTAAAAATGGGAAAGCCCCGGCTCTGTGCCATGATAAGCGGGGGGAATATCGACAGTATGGTCTCCCATTATACTGCGAATGGAAAAATCCGTAGCAAAGACGAATACAGTCCTGGGGGAAAAGCAGGGTTCAGACCCGACCATGCAACCTTGACCTATTCGGCGAGGGCAAGGCAGGCATATGGGAAAGAGACTCCAATTATCATTGGAGGATTGGAATCATCATTGCGAAGAATGAGCCATTACGACTTCTGGTCCGACACAGTCCGTAAACCGATTATCCTCGATGCTAAGGCTGACCTGCTCATTTTCGGCATGGGAGAACTACAGACAGTAGAAATCGCAAACAGACTCAATGAAGGTCAATCAATCAAGGAAATGACCGATATCAGGGGAACTGTATTTGCAACCTCCCAAAAAGGCCTTTCGGAATTGGAAAACCAATACCCGATTATCACGTTGCCTACCTATGAAGAAGTAAGCGATCGCGATAAAACATCAAACACCCCTACGGAAGCAGGGAAAAAAGCTTATGCACAGGCGTTCCAGACAAAATTCCTGCATGAAAATCCCATGCATCCAGAACGGTTGGTTCAACGTTGCATGGATCGTTTTGTAGTGCAGAATCCCCCTCCTCGCCCTTTGACACAGAAAGAATTCGATGAGATTTACTCTTTTCCTTATACACTCGACGCCCATCCCGATTACAGCAAGGCCGGGGGCATCCCGGCCCTGACTGAAGTACAGTTTTCCCTCACTAGCAACAGGGGCTGTTTCGGAGCCTGTTCATTCTGTGCCATAACCAGCCACCAGGGACGAATGATTCAGGTCCGTAGCAAGGAATCCTTGGTCAAAGAGGCTGAAAAAATGAGCAGGCATCCTGCTTTCAAAGGATATATCCATGACTTGGGAGGGCCTACCGCAAACTTCCAGGGACTCGCCTGCGACAAGCAGGAAACCTTCGGCCCCTGCCCCCAGAAAGAATGCCTTTGGCCCAACCCCTGTAGCAACCTCAAGGATTATCACGGTCGATATCTGGATATCCTAAAGGCCATAGAAGCGGTACCCGGAGTAAAGAAAGTCTTCATCCGTTCGGGAATCCGATACGACTATCTCATGGAAGTATGCCAGGAACCTACAAGAAGCAAATTCATGGACCATCTGGTCAAGAACAATATAAGCGGACAACTCAAAGTAGCCCCGGAGCATGTAGACCCCGAGGTACTCGATGCCATGGGAAAACCTACCGTCGAGCTCTATGACAAGTTCTGCGAGGCATATGAAGCAACCAACAAGGCTGCCGGTAAGAAACAGTACCTAATTCCCTATTTCATAGCTGCCCATCCTGGAAGCACCCTGGACAGTGCCATTACCCTTGCCCTGTATATGCAGAAAAAAGGATTCATTCCTGACCAGGTCCAGGAATTTTACCCGACCCCTGGAACTATCTCGACCTGTATGTACTATACTGGCATTGATCCCAGGCCTGGGAAAAACCTCTGTGCCATATATATTCCCAAGGGGAGGGAAAGACACCTGCAACGAGCCCTTCTGCAATTCAACAAACCAGAAAACAGGACGCTCGTGATGGAAGCATTGCAGAAAGCAGGAAGAACAGATGTTTCAAGGCTATTGCTGCAAAACAGGTACAAGAGATGA
- the dnaX gene encoding DNA polymerase III subunit gamma/tau: MAYEVTATRKRPQLFDNLVGQEFVVSTIKNAIEQGRIAHAYLFSGPRGVGKTSSARILARALNCDSGPTPYPCGTCSNCTEITRGNSVDVIEIDGASNTSVNDIRQIKDEVLFPPQTSRYKIYIIDEVHMLSTSAFNALLKTIEEPPAYIVFIFATTEPQKVPATIRSRCQQFHFRLIDLETIKMCLSDAARELEIEADDDALFWIAKESTGSLRDAYTLFDQVVSFSNGHITLEQISDKLGLVGIDQINHVVSNLLGGKHKEALLAVQSLLQNGVSIEQCIKDFTQYFRSLLLMKEGITEESILGVQSDRIPSQIRNAYAKEQLEAGVELFLTLYRDIRYSLNPRFELELAVSRLGSLPHLASTTTLLKRLSQLKDDLLQGKVALSATAPPQPMVETEREKQIPRQAVVQEIQKPEAIPVNLPKQVVPVPVQRPFAKEDIPSLVGKLSNTPILSQVAQSIKKIDNNDNQLTLTFTTKFCKNKAEENQDKFRLLIKEISGYSGKLSFAYIETEEKTQGLKTDPVINKIASVFRGEIS; the protein is encoded by the coding sequence ATGGCATATGAAGTAACGGCTACCAGAAAACGTCCCCAGTTGTTTGACAACCTTGTGGGTCAAGAGTTTGTGGTATCTACCATCAAGAATGCAATTGAACAAGGCAGGATAGCGCATGCCTATCTCTTCAGTGGTCCCCGGGGAGTAGGAAAAACCTCTTCTGCCCGTATCCTTGCAAGGGCACTGAACTGCGACTCCGGTCCGACCCCCTATCCTTGCGGAACCTGCTCAAACTGTACGGAGATAACCCGTGGGAACAGTGTGGATGTCATCGAGATCGACGGAGCAAGCAATACCAGCGTAAACGATATCCGCCAGATCAAGGATGAAGTCTTGTTCCCCCCGCAGACCAGCCGTTATAAAATCTATATTATCGATGAAGTACATATGCTTTCCACCAGTGCATTCAATGCGTTGCTGAAAACCATAGAAGAACCCCCTGCCTATATTGTTTTCATCTTTGCAACTACTGAACCGCAGAAAGTTCCCGCTACCATCCGTTCCCGCTGCCAACAGTTTCATTTCCGGCTTATCGACCTGGAAACCATCAAGATGTGTCTCTCCGATGCCGCCAGGGAACTGGAAATCGAGGCCGATGATGACGCCCTGTTTTGGATAGCAAAAGAATCTACAGGGTCCCTGCGAGATGCCTATACTTTATTTGACCAGGTAGTATCTTTTTCAAACGGGCATATAACCCTGGAACAGATAAGTGACAAACTGGGACTGGTTGGCATCGACCAGATCAACCATGTAGTGTCAAACCTACTTGGGGGCAAACACAAAGAAGCCTTGCTTGCCGTACAGAGCCTGCTCCAGAATGGCGTCTCGATTGAACAATGCATCAAGGATTTTACCCAGTATTTCAGAAGTCTGCTCCTCATGAAAGAAGGAATTACCGAGGAGTCCATCCTGGGTGTACAGAGTGACCGCATTCCTTCCCAGATTCGAAATGCCTATGCAAAAGAACAGCTTGAGGCTGGGGTGGAACTGTTCCTCACTCTCTACAGGGATATACGCTATTCGCTCAACCCGCGCTTTGAACTGGAGCTTGCCGTAAGCCGGCTAGGCTCCCTTCCCCACCTGGCTTCTACCACAACCCTGCTCAAAAGACTTTCGCAGCTAAAGGATGACTTACTCCAGGGAAAGGTAGCTCTGTCTGCCACAGCCCCTCCACAACCCATGGTGGAAACCGAAAGGGAAAAGCAAATCCCCCGCCAGGCAGTGGTTCAGGAAATACAAAAACCAGAGGCAATACCTGTGAACCTGCCAAAACAGGTGGTACCTGTCCCTGTGCAGCGTCCCTTTGCCAAAGAGGACATCCCAAGTTTGGTAGGAAAGCTTTCCAACACACCAATACTCTCCCAGGTGGCACAATCGATCAAGAAAATCGACAATAATGACAACCAGCTCACGCTCACGTTCACTACAAAATTCTGCAAAAACAAGGCAGAGGAAAACCAGGATAAATTCCGGCTCCTTATCAAGGAAATCTCCGGATATTCAGGAAAACTATCCTTTGCCTATATAGAAACGGAAGAAAAAACCCAGGGACTCAAGACAGACCCGGTTATTAATAAAATCGCCTCGGTTTTCCGAGGTGAGATATCCTAA
- a CDS encoding TerB family tellurite resistance protein, with product MAWFGKLFGGTLGFMFGGPLGMIAGIAFGHMFDKAGEYPGGAQQQGNPFQDRAPSFYSTQDQSQMLFFVGAFSMLARIASVDGKVTGSEQQKVEEFIRRDLNLGQREHDAALRVFDAALTGGGTFDQFAAQFYENFSHAPNILQLMIDIFYRVAAADGNVNKAEEDMIRKGATIFHIPSYFVDSLCRKYGGCSISEHAYAVLNISTTATDEEVKKAYRKMSIEFHPDTLATKGMGEEFLIHATAKFREIQEAYEEIKKERGIK from the coding sequence ATGGCATGGTTTGGTAAACTCTTCGGAGGAACCCTGGGGTTCATGTTCGGTGGACCCCTTGGGATGATTGCAGGTATTGCCTTTGGTCATATGTTCGACAAGGCCGGTGAATATCCCGGTGGTGCCCAGCAACAGGGGAATCCTTTCCAGGACCGCGCACCTTCTTTCTATTCAACCCAAGATCAGTCACAGATGCTATTTTTCGTAGGTGCTTTTTCCATGCTTGCCCGAATTGCTTCGGTCGATGGAAAGGTTACCGGAAGTGAACAGCAAAAAGTCGAGGAGTTTATCCGAAGGGATCTCAACCTCGGGCAGCGGGAACATGATGCTGCCTTGCGTGTCTTTGATGCCGCCTTGACCGGTGGGGGGACTTTCGACCAGTTTGCCGCCCAGTTCTATGAAAACTTTTCCCATGCCCCGAATATTCTTCAGTTGATGATTGATATCTTTTATCGTGTGGCAGCCGCTGATGGGAATGTCAATAAAGCCGAAGAGGATATGATTCGCAAGGGTGCAACTATTTTCCATATTCCTTCTTATTTTGTAGATTCCCTCTGCCGTAAGTATGGCGGATGTTCCATTTCGGAACATGCCTATGCGGTTCTCAATATTTCCACTACTGCTACCGATGAAGAAGTGAAGAAAGCCTATCGTAAAATGAGTATTGAATTTCATCCGGATACCTTGGCAACCAAGGGTATGGGTGAAGAGTTCCTTATTCATGCAACCGCAAAATTCAGGGAAATCCAGGAAGCATACGAGGAAATCAAGAAAGAACGCGGGATTAAATGA
- a CDS encoding MGH1-like glycoside hydrolase domain-containing protein, producing the protein MIKDLVPFVHFYDQDFVDMYDRSWVWIDELWKQGTEDNGFSGSYLSYPGQTTFNQYLSCFSALFLVYSNLNNSPFPLLDYFYQKQEANGAIRGEYSIENGKPVFSASNPEGVFPPLFAYVEYGFYHKVGNKKRLKEIVPVLEKYFSWVQATFQKSNGLFSVPVSACQSGNIPRDHVYYPLDFNAQLAVNALYMSAIGDILNDKELSFRYKRIYFSLKTRINSLMWDNESKFYYDLDIKENRVHNKFIGAYWTLLAEIPNDERAASMIEYLHDPEEFGTDNPFPGVPVSSPAFSEGGNGFCGGVLPVNTFIVIKGLERYNEFVFARECAIRHMYYLLDTLHPDADTIGDVWEAYLPNKEGFATTTEIEGFPRRRLMPYAGLVTITLMIENIIGLDISLPRKTVNWTMPSLEAMGIENLSLKRNMITILSNKTERGWEIRLESEKLYYFTIEILAENKKKTLPIPSGKCSMLIDKL; encoded by the coding sequence TTGATTAAGGATTTGGTACCGTTCGTACATTTTTATGACCAGGATTTTGTCGATATGTACGACAGGTCATGGGTATGGATTGACGAACTTTGGAAACAAGGGACTGAAGACAATGGGTTCTCTGGCTCCTATCTGTCATACCCAGGACAGACCACATTCAACCAGTATTTATCATGCTTTTCCGCATTGTTTCTTGTATATAGCAATTTGAACAATTCCCCGTTCCCTTTGCTGGATTATTTTTACCAGAAACAGGAAGCAAACGGGGCGATACGTGGTGAGTATTCCATTGAAAATGGAAAACCGGTTTTTTCAGCTTCCAATCCGGAAGGTGTTTTCCCACCGTTGTTTGCGTATGTAGAATATGGATTTTATCATAAAGTCGGCAATAAGAAGAGATTAAAAGAGATTGTCCCCGTCCTGGAGAAATATTTTTCCTGGGTCCAGGCTACTTTCCAAAAATCCAATGGATTGTTCTCTGTTCCTGTTTCTGCCTGCCAGAGCGGGAATATACCAAGGGATCATGTCTATTATCCCCTTGATTTCAACGCCCAGCTTGCAGTGAATGCTTTATATATGTCAGCAATTGGCGACATCCTAAACGATAAAGAATTGAGTTTCAGGTATAAGAGAATCTACTTCTCCCTCAAGACAAGGATCAACTCACTTATGTGGGATAATGAATCCAAGTTTTATTATGACCTGGATATCAAGGAAAATCGTGTACATAACAAGTTCATCGGAGCCTATTGGACCTTGCTTGCCGAGATCCCCAATGATGAAAGGGCTGCCTCGATGATTGAATACCTCCATGACCCTGAAGAATTCGGGACAGACAATCCCTTCCCAGGGGTGCCTGTATCCTCACCTGCTTTCAGTGAAGGTGGTAATGGATTCTGCGGAGGTGTCCTCCCTGTAAATACGTTTATTGTTATCAAAGGGTTGGAACGCTACAATGAATTTGTCTTTGCCCGGGAATGTGCCATTCGCCATATGTATTACCTGCTTGATACCCTGCATCCCGATGCCGATACCATAGGTGATGTATGGGAAGCCTATCTTCCAAACAAGGAAGGCTTTGCAACTACTACGGAAATCGAAGGATTCCCGCGCAGGCGTTTGATGCCTTATGCCGGTTTGGTTACCATAACCCTGATGATAGAAAATATTATCGGGTTGGATATTTCCTTGCCCCGCAAGACGGTTAACTGGACCATGCCTTCCCTGGAAGCCATGGGGATAGAGAACCTGTCGCTAAAACGAAACATGATTACCATTCTCAGCAACAAAACCGAACGTGGTTGGGAAATCCGTCTAGAGTCTGAAAAACTCTACTATTTTACAATTGAGATCCTTGCAGAGAATAAGAAGAAGACCCTCCCGATTCCTTCCGGTAAATGCTCGATGCTCATCGATAAGCTGTAA
- a CDS encoding YbaB/EbfC family nucleoid-associated protein, translating to MDMNPFELMKNMKGIQENVQKMQENLPNITATGSAGAGMVEVTVNGKFVVTKVKISPDIVDPEDVSTLEVLVASAFNSASNKVQDKIKSEGMKYAGAFGNLMPQA from the coding sequence ATGGATATGAATCCATTCGAACTAATGAAAAATATGAAAGGCATTCAAGAGAATGTCCAGAAAATGCAGGAAAACCTCCCGAACATCACCGCGACAGGAAGTGCCGGGGCCGGTATGGTGGAAGTGACCGTGAACGGGAAATTCGTGGTTACCAAAGTAAAGATTTCCCCGGATATTGTCGACCCAGAGGATGTATCGACCCTGGAAGTACTCGTTGCCTCCGCTTTCAACTCTGCCTCAAACAAAGTGCAGGATAAGATAAAAAGCGAAGGGATGAAATATGCAGGGGCCTTCGGCAACCTGATGCCACAGGCCTGA